A genomic segment from Leopardus geoffroyi isolate Oge1 chromosome A2, O.geoffroyi_Oge1_pat1.0, whole genome shotgun sequence encodes:
- the IQCN gene encoding IQ domain-containing protein N isoform X2, translating to MQQATQPQLSPNGQSLYQPQSDPNLQDKARTLRPKPQHEPLGSKESLPQDLDKDKKVTRHIPRLRAVVESQAFKNILVDEMDMMLSRAATLIQANWRGYRLRQKLISQMMAAKAIQEAWRHFNTKRLLRSGKSVEKKVSVEEGDIPYHPPQQVRFQHPGESKSPLAQPIMVSKETQFPSSDSLAACTHQLVLLQTQSTPRPGIRVPCTIGGPNVTFLPHQTVAIRLPCPVSLDAKCCPCLLTRTVRNSCLVHVEGDTVKTKQGTARASKSGVSGPPPPVRYAPAVHGSLKTQTQDHMEAEVFKAPPQTGPAPVITKTPPQLCVVPTGTVAKAPPQMYPAARMTKTPTPMYPAATMTKTPLQSCLAAMMNKTPPQPCSTPTATITKTPPQMYQVGPVAKASPQTCPVAAVAKTSPQTSQPATVTKTPLQSCLAAMGNKTPPQPSPAAPVSKTPTQMRATASITNPSPQTRPAAMMAKISPQICLLASMIKPPTQTRPVAAMTKTPPQTCPAPAMAKTPPQTRLAAMVTKTPAQFRSVAAIIRTLCLPPPTAGNLKSSPPAAAAAGVPNTSSHTYLNGPKAKAVVDAKQTTGMVKISSRSSLPEGKVKYFPPPHLGAGTPKAPARPPLEAEKIKTFSQKQVKTETVSNTSLAVETPRASPWTKVTEDRNKSSLQTHLRTDVMKVQSQVYVPVETAVVLPRGEPATCPAKAAGTCLAKALPQERLATCSITASSQGQLLAELTATLPQAHLGPCPSKALSQARPSAKLTKTPSFAHLGTCLTKAQSQAHLATGAVKVQSQAHLPTGLTKVHSQAQLVTEAAKCLYGTHQPAELSSKTQSQPLLAGFRASSQPCHHVGALGTLPRAKPEDRLTQIQPHSHAQGKATQGPCQGSSETQSMLMPLSASPRHPTCNIESWGDSGATRAQPSMAGPATPCQEEPAASQLASLCAELAAELGSQEDLRALLAKALSQGQVRAALNQALTKKVLGATMTKALPQGMLGTALMKVLSWGELGVALSRTLTPTELRAKLAKAKQGKLAGVLSKALTEEEWAALSQALCQGELGAVLSQSLSQAALRTGVVLPKATSQTAGSRMTVMPTPVEVGSPSAAWGPTLGPVRPQPSKVRVPQDGAWEGFFTGRPAGFLAEMGDGAMLGGSPCSSVVSMGASLTSRVITTVHQYPLIAALDPTLSRERGPSRDSSSNLYLTPEVSEKNVCLPPAAGELASDLNPVESDMDPDLPRPPLLQLPPSLWQPLVANGVGPSTSQPSVAGGTAQSSHKPHVSRVAPHPWASSREGRVAPAMPPCTVGGGKASHSHQCVAAYGGSVCWCRPSGVNKVPLGVYRSSATKVPRQPSVVREDAVQKTQSSNHKRASPDPRERIGKVTSGPRRAAAVSKAPLAQPQTPKACDISLGLLPGSAAPGHRWALKTQVDPSVFQVSPGSRLAHPLPGTAIPRQERKRTEGTISSGHCPREQVTGRILNELVASLPQGLDNDLSGSLSPDSTDCGPNVSNSQSSLPSCSSLSLSTTSVASLTAIDLAEEASLEASLDRDIRVDALLSGEAEGGPQGPGDREETREVSWPHTTPNLHHPPSASSEPMPILHHSSVSGHVTLSVHWGLDDPDERDVSSGQSSMDLKKSLSQKSYRTGLTRSVSLGNVAPTVYQQPSGASRLTSSLSLPSVADNMAPNPQQPFIVSRVTPSLSESSMTTKVTPSLAQPSVTGGVAPNMDQASVASRVTPNLAQPSVTGGVAPNIDQASVTGKVAPSLAQPSGTSGVAPNLAHASVTSSVAPSLAQPSVTGGVAPNLAQPSITGRVAPSLAQPSVTSGVASSLAQPSMTAGVAPSLAQPSVTGGTAPNLAQASVTGNVAPSLAQPSITSGVALNLAHPSVTGAVAPKLAQPSVTGRVAPILAQLSVTSGTAPNLAQASVISVMAPSLAQSSVTSVVAPNLAWPSLTSVVAPNLAQASMTGGVAPNLAWPSVTSVVAPILARPSVTGGVAPSLAQPPVTSGVAPNLAQPSITSVVAPSIAQPSMTSGVAPNLAQLSVTGAMAPNLAQPSMTGRVVPRLAQPSVTSGVAPNLAEASVISGVAASLAKPSVTSGVSPNLAQPSMTSAMASNLAWSSVTSMVAPNLAQASLTSGVAPSLAQPSMTGRVAPSLAQPPVTSVVTSSLAQPSVTGRVAPNLAQPSMTSVMAPSLAQTSVTSGVAPNLAQPPVTSVVTSSLAQPSVTSGMAPNLMQASVTSRVVPNLTQLPVTGGMAPSLAWPSVTSGMVPNLMQASVTGRVAPSLTPLPMTGGVAPSLAQPSVTSGVAPSLAQAPVASWEPLSLFQPSVMSGTSCAIGQSSRPPKVGSNLPSSRVNAVAPSRRHPSVVTEVPLSASYPSGTSSMGQGLSQPSVTPGVDPCQDPVMVSGVASYPQAPEFSEVSLEFHQPFSVRGRCPSRTAHSAVALSAPNLYQVPVASGEDSCLDQGTGICPGALFRGMATSMSPGAMAAGMFPNMSQGTLAAGMFLSVCPGPVCPGIAGSVCQRSVVTGVGPDQFQVAGGTTPTASPGSVAGVPLVREQASEAGPGFSQASVPNRWGRSPFKFSQASVAPNMSPVNVDLPTPLNHQNPSVSTIVAPGYQQANVVSQEPVMGTDSGLVPGSVANRMATAMAPGAVASGVAPSLPPGSVIRGVGQSLPPGPVISDVPPHLPPGYVVSGVAQTLPPGSVIYGISHSLPPGSVIRGMGQGLPPDPMASAVAQSFPLGSVASGMTRSLCPGSVAPSLIAASGAGGMGQSLPVRCAVSFTAPSLVLGSVASEVAPNVSPESVASIMVPASMAGGLNGGLVLGSRASAAGLTPTVGNVAQSLPQGSMLIGITPRPYYGSLAGEGSIAPFQASRAIGLGQLHPWAGEASGTTWRVHQRPTVLQRSSQLSHALGMMPFETTDDQVMMKPEDLEKALSQASESSGESIVLEETPWMPHSLPSTDINHSLQVLPNGQKPLLEEVVPSETKSLTSGMAPVPPQSLSIAKHWRAGGVTAALQQGSATTWGAPNSHFVTTSRVPSGHMESVRATGAPLAHQRATAAHGSQSPSVALIVPQNPLVDHVPQNHAHEAGASTIVAGSPKLAHGSTITSSLHPGSVAGMGTPRTSQRSGAATVASHVPLYLPRVSGVASGGFHTEAVPRTHEKPASGDPAQTSHKFLGSRKSYRSVPGSLVSEMLDDKVARIVPSRDVREQAHRSSRQSPERLPATPPAITPITRTEATQDMGIAGLHPEFRRVSLGYESSPGGSRRPLLTQEPTWGSRDFQSAVAPTDSPRALLTPAVLQGPADAVRAGGQARNSAVPSGAVGPVDGAVTPGGPWEPARASVPGDTVGREAAVNPRQPGKLMTSMQAVEKIIIRAVVVIQACTRGYLARRAIKAWHQWAVIIQAAWRGYQVRRDLAQLSRAATVIQAVWRGFCIRRGQTPPALLQGVWAEMGGRTRSTSDHRCFQSCQPHVCPLCQSLSPRAGSPPSVVMLVGSSPRTCHTCGHTLPTRVVHGMGRGARVQAGVPWGSGTQTTPGSPRQSRRQNKAAATIQSAWRGFSARRQLRQQQAATKTLQATWRGHHTRATLTTDALLGPAAWDDPQYMQWPGV from the exons ATGCAGCAAGCAACACAGCCCCAGTTATCACCCAATGGGCAGAGCTTGTACCAGCCCCAGTCCGACCCCAATCTCCAAGACAAAGCACGGACGCTGCGTCCAAAACCTCAGCATGAGCCACTTGGTTCCAAGGAGAGCCTTCCGCAAGATCTGGACAAGGACAAGAAGGTGACTCGTCACATCCCACGCCTCCGGGCTGTGGTTGAGAGCCAGGCCTTCAAGAACATCCTGGTAGATGAAATGGACATGATGCTGTCCCGTGCAGCCACCCTCATCCAAGCCAACTGGAGAGGCTACCGGCTCCGGCAAAAGCTGATCTCCCAGATGATGGCAGCCAAGGCCATCCAGGAGGCCTGGCGACACTTCAACACCAAGCGTCTCCTCCGGTCTGGCAAGTCGGTGGAGAAAAAAGTGAGCGTGGAGGAGGGGGACATCCCTTACCACCCCCCCCAGCAGGTGCGTTTCCAGCATCCAGGAGAGAGCAAGTCCCCTCTGGCTCAGCCCATCATGGTGAGCAAAGAGACCCAGTTCCCTTCCTCCGACAGCCTGGCTGCCTGCACCCACCAGCTGGTCCTCCTGCAGACCCAGAGTACTCCACGGCCTGGCATACGGGTCCCTTGTACCATTGGAGGCCCCAACGTCACCTTCCTACCACACCAGACCGTTGCCATCAGACTTCCGTGTCCAGTGAGTCTAGATGCAAAGTGCTGCCCATGCCTGCTGACAAGAACCGTCAGAAATTCCTGCCTTGTCCATGTAGAAGGGGACACAGTGAAGACCAAGCAAGGAACTGCCAGAGCCAGCAAGTCAGGAGTCTCCGGGCCACCACCACCTGTCAGGTATGCCCCGGCAGTTCACGGATCACTCAAGACCCAGACCCAGGACCACATGGAAGCAGAGGTCTTCAAAGCCCCACCCCAGACAGGCCCAGCACCTGTGATAACCAAGACCCCGCCCCAGCTGTGTGTAGTGCCCACGGGAACAGTAGCCAAGGCCCCACCCCAGATGTACCCAGCGGCCCGGATGACCAAGACCCCAACCCCGATGTACCCAGCAGCCACGATGACCAAGACCCCACTCCAGTCTTGCCTGGCAGCCATGATGAACAAGACCCCACCCCAGCCATGCTCGACGCCCACGGCAACAATAACCAAGACCCCACCCCAGATGTACCAGGTAGGCCCGGTGGCCAAGGCCTCACCCCAGACATGCCCGGTGGCTGCAGTGGCTAAGACTTCACCCCAGACATCCCAGCCAGCCACAGTGACCAAGACCCCATTACAGTCTTGCTTGGCAGCCATGGGGAACAAGACCCCACCCCAGCCATCCCCAGCAGCCCCGGTATCCAAGACCCCAACCCAGATGCGAGCAACAGCCTCGATAACCAACCCTTCACCCCAGACACGACCGGCAGCCATGATGGCCAAGATCTCACCACAGATATGCCTGTTAGCCTCAATGATCAAGCCCCCAACCCAGACACGCCCTGTGGCCGCAATGACCAAGACTCCGCCCCAGACATGCCCCGCGCCGGCGATGGCCAAGACACCTCCCCAGACCCGTCTGGCGGCCATGGTCACCAAAACCCCAGCCCAATTCCGCTCGGTGGCTGCCATCATCAGGACCCTGTGCCTGCCACCTCCAACAGCTGGAAATCTGAAGTCTTCACCTCCAGCAGCAGCGGCAGCCGGAGTTCCCAACACCTCATCCCACACGTATCTGAACGGACCAAAGGCCAAGGCTGTGGTGGATGCAAAGCAGACAACAGGGATGGTCAAGATCTCATCCCGCTCATCCTTGCCTGAGGGAAAGGTCAAATACTTTCCCCCACCACATCTGGGGGCTGGGACTCCCAAGGCTCCAGCCAGGCCTCCTTTAGAAGCTGAAAAAATCAAGACCTTCTCCCAGAAACAGGTGAAAACGGAAACAGTATCCAACACCAGTTTGGCCGTTGAAACGCCCAGGGCTTCGCCATGGACAAAAGTGACTGAGGACAGGAACAAGTCCTCATTACAGACACACCTGAGGACCGATGTCATGAAGGTTCAATCCCAGGTGTATGTGCCTGTAGAAACAGCTGTGGTCCTACCCCGGGGCGAGCCGGCCACATGTCCGGCCAAGGCCGCGGGAACATGTCTGGCCAAAGCTCTGCCCCAGGAACGGCTGGCCACATGTTCAATCACAGCCTCGTCCCAGGGACAGCTGCTTGCTGAATTGACCGCGACTCTGCCCCAGGCAC ATCTGGGCCCATGTCCGTCCAAGGCCCTGTCCCAGGCACGTCCATCTGCCAAGCTGACCAAGACCCCATCCTTTGCACATCTGGGCACATGTCTGACCAAAGCACAGTCCCAGGCACATCTGGCCACAGGAGCAGTAAAGGTCCAATCTCAAGCACATCTGCCTACCGGGCTGACCAAGGTGCACTCCCAGGCCCAGCTGGTCACAGAAGCAGCCAAGTGCCTCTATGGAACCCACCAACCTGCTGAGCTCAGCAGCAAGACCCAGTCGCAGCCGCTCTTGGCTGGGTTCAGGGCCTCCTCCCAGCCTTGTCATCACGTTGGTGCCCTTGGCACTCTGCCCCGAGCCAAGCCAGAGGACAGACTGACCCAGATCCAGCCCCACAGCCATGCACAGGGCAAAGCCACCCAGGGCCCATGCCAGGGGTCCTCCGAAACCCAGAGCATGCTGATGCCCCTGTCGGCATCTCCCAGACACCCCACGTGCAACATTGAATCCTGGGGTGACAGTGGAGCTACCCGGGCCCAGCCGTCGATGGCCGGCCCAGCCACACCCTGCCAGGAAGAGCCGGCAGCCTCCCAGCTCGCCTCCCTGTGTGCCGAGCTGGCCGCCGAGCTGGGCTCCCAGGAGGACCTCCGCGCCCTGCTGGCGAAagccctctcccaggggcaagTGAGGGCAGCCCTGAACCAGGCCCTGACAAAGAAAGTCCTGGGTGCCACGATGACCAAGGCCCTGCCCCAGGGCATGCTGGGCACAGCGCTGATGAAAGTGCTGTCCTGGGGTGAGCTGGGCGTTGCCCTGTCCCGCACCCTGACCCCCACCGAGCTCCGGGCAAAACTCGCTAAGGCCAAGCAGGGCAAACTGGCGGGCGTGCTCAGCAAGGCGCTGACGGAGGAGGAGTGGGCagccctgagccaggccctgTGTCAGGGGGAGCTAGGCGCGGTCCTGAGCCAGTCTTTGTCTCAGGCAGCCCTGAGGACCGGAGTTGTCCTCCCCAAGGCCACCTCGCAAACAGCAGGAAGCAGGATGACTGTGATGCCGAccccagtggaggtggggagcCCATCAGCTGCGTGGGGGCCCACCCTAGGCCCCGTGAGACCACAGCCCAGCAAGGTCAGGGTTCCCCAGGATGGGGCCTGGGAGGGCTTCTTCACAGGCAGGCCTGCCGGGTTCTTAGCAGAGATGGGGGATGGGGCCATGCTCGGGGGGTCACCCTGCTCGTCGGTGGTCTCCATGGGTGCCTCCCTAACTAGTAGAGTGATCACCACTGTTCATCAGTACCCCCTAATTGCTGCCCTGGACCCCACTCTATCACGGGAGAGGGGGCCCAGCAGGGACTCCTCCTCAAACCTGTATCTGACTCCTGAGGTCAGTGAGAAAAATGTGTGCCTCCCCCCAGCGGCCGGTGAATTGGCATCGGATCTCAACCCCGTGGAGAGCGACATGGACCCCGATTTGCCCAGGCCACCCCTCCTGCAGCTGCCCCCCAGTCTGTGGCAGCCGCTCGTTGCCAACGGTGTGGGCCCAAGCACCAGCCAGCCGTCAGTGGCCGGTGGCACAGCCCAGAGCTCCCATAAGCCACATGTCAGCAGGGTGGCCCCACATCCGTGGGCCTCGTcgagggagggcagggtggcccCGGCTATGCCTCCCTGCACTGTGGGTGGCGGGAAGGCCTCCCACTCCCACCAGTGTGTCGCTGCCTATGGGGGATCTGTTTGTTGGTGTCGGCCCTCCGGGGTCAACAAGGTGCCCCTCGGCGTATACCGGTCATCAGCTACCAAAGTTCCACGACAGCCATCTGTGGTCCGTGAGGACGCCGTGCAGAAAACTCAGTCCTCAAATCACAAACGGGCCTCCCCAGACCCTAGGGAGAGAATCGGCAAGGTGACCTCAGGTCCACGGAGGGCTGCCGCTGTGAGCAAAGCACCCCTAGCCCAACCACAGACTCCCAAGGCCTGTGACATAAGCCTAGGTCTCTTGCCTGGCTCCGCGGCTCCCGGTCATCGCTGGGCACTCAAGACTCAGGTAGATCCCAGTGTGTTCCAAGTGTCCCCAGGCAGTAGGTTGGCACACCCCCTGCCCGGTACAGCCATCCCTCGGCAGGAGAGGAAGCGGACCGAGGGTACCATTTCCAGTGGGCACTGCCCACGGGAGCAAGTGACTGGCCGTATACTCAATGAACTGGTGGCCAGTTTGCCACAGGGTCTGGACAATGACCTGTCCGGAAGCCTGTCCCCAGACTCCACAGACTGTGGCCCGAATGTGAGTAATTCCCAGAGCTCATTGCCCAGCTGTAGTTCACTCAGCCTTTCCACCACGTCTGTGGCCAGTCTGACTGCTATCGACCTGGCGGAGGAGGCGTCCTTGGAGGCCAGCTTGGATAGGGACATCCGGGTAGATGCCCTCCTCTCTGGAGAGGCCGAGGGGGGGCCTCAGGGGCCTGGAGACAGGGAAGAAACTAGGGAGGTGAGCTGGCCACACACGACTCCAAACCTCCACCACCCTCCCTCTGCGAGTTCAGAGCCAATGCCCATTCTGCACCACAGCTCGGTGTCCGGTCATGTGACCTTGAGTGTCCACTGGGGCTTGGATGATCCGGATGAGAGGGATGTGTCTTCAGGCCAAAGCTCCATGGATCTGAAGAAGAGCTTGTCCCAGAAATCCTATAGAACAGGACTGACCAGGAGTGTGTCTTTGGGTAATGTGGCCCCTACTGTGTATCAGCAGCCCTCTGGGGCCAGTAGATTAACCTCAAGCCTCTCCCTGCCATCAGTAGCAGATAACATGGCTCCAAACCCGCAACAGCCATTTATAGTCAGTAGGGTCACCCCCAGCCTATCTGAATCGTCTATGACTACTAAGGTCACCCCCAGCCTAGCCCAGCCATCTGTGACAGGTGGGGTGGCCCCCAACATGGACCAGGCATCTGTGGCCAGTAGGGTGACTCCCAATCTAGCCCAGCCATCTGTGACAGGTGGGGTGGCCCCCAACATAGACCAGGCATCTGTGACTGGTAAGGTGGCTCCCAGCCTAGCCCAGCCATCTGGGACCAGTGGGGTGGCTCCCAATTTAGCCCACGCGTCTGTGACCAGTAGCGTGGCCCCCAGCCTAGCTCAGCCGTCTGTGACCGGTGGGGTGGCCCCCAACTTAGCCCAGCCATCTATAACCGGTAGGGTGGCCCCCAGCCTAGCCCAGCCATCTGTGACCAGTGGGGTGGCCTCTAGCCTAGCCCAGCCATCTATGACTGCTGGGGTGGCCCCCAGCCTAGCCCAGCCATCTGTGACTGGTGGGACAGCTCCCAACTTAGCCCAGGCATCTGTGACCGGTAACGTGGCCCCCAGCCTAGCCCAGCCATCTATTACTAGTGGGGTGGCCCTCAACCTAGCCCACCCATCTGTGACTGGTGCCGTGGCCCCCAAACTAGCCCAGCCATCTGTGACTGGTAGGGTGGCCCCCATACTAGCCCAGCTATCTGTGACTAGTGGGACAGCTCCCAACTTAGCCCAGGCATCAGTGATCAGTGTCAtggcccccagcctggcccagtcATCTGTGACTAGTGTGGTGGCCCCCAACCTAGCCTGGCCATCTTTGACTAGTGTGGTAGCCCCCAACCTAGCCCAGGCATCCATGACCGGTGGGGTGGCCCCCAACCTAGCCTGGCCATCTGTGACTAGTGTGGTGGCCCCCATCCTAGCCCGGCCATCCGTGACTGGTGGGGTGGCCCCCAGCCTAGCCCAGCCACCTGTGACCAGTGGGGTGGCTCCCAACCTAGCCCAGCCATCTATAACTAGTGTGGTAGCCCCCAGCATAGCCCAGCCATCTATGACTAGTGGGGTGGCTCCCAATCTAGCCCAACTATCTGTGACTGGTGCCATGGCCCCCAACCTAGCCCAGCCATCTATGACTGGTAGGGTGGTCCCCAGACTAGCCCAGCCATCTGTGACCAGTGGAGTGGCCCCAAATCTAGCCGAGGCATCAGTGATCAGTGGGGTGGCTGCCAGCCTAGCCAAGCCATCTGTGACCAGTGGGGTGTCCCCCAACCTAGCCCAGCCATCTATGACTAGTGCCATGGCCTCCAATCTAGCCTGGTCATCTGTGACTAGTATGGTGGCCCCCAACCTAGCCCAGGCATCTTTGACCAGTGGGGTGGCCCCCAGCCTAGCCCAGCCATCTATGACTGGTAGGGTGGCCCCCAGCCTAGCCCAGCCACCTGTGACCAGTGTGGTGACCTCCAGCCTAGCCCAGCCATCTGTGACTGGTAGGGTGGCCCCCAACCTAGCCCAGCCATCTATGACTAGTGTGATGGCCCCCAGCTTAGCCCAGACATCTGTGACCAGTGGAGTGGCCCCCAACCTAGCCCAGCCACCTGTGACCAGTGTGGTGACCTCCAGCCTAGCCCAGCCATCTGTGACCAGTGGGATGGCCCCCAACCTAATGCAGGCATCTGTGACCAGTAGGGTGGTCCCCAACCTAACACAGCTACCTGTGACTGGTGGGATGGCCCCCAGCCTAGCCTGGCCATCTGTGACCAGTGGGATGGTCCCCAACCTAATGCAAGCATCTGTGACCGGTAGAGTGGCCCCCAGCCTAACACCGCTACCTATGACTGGTGGGGTGGCCCCCAGCCTAGCCCAGCCATCTGTGACCAGTGGGGTGGCCCCCAGCCTAGCCCAGGCACCTGTGGCCAGTTGGGAGCCCCTCAGCCTATTCCAACCATCTGTAATGAGTGGTACTAGCTGTGCAATTGGTCAGTCAAGTCGGCCCCCTAAAGTGGGTTCAAATCTACCATCATCAAGGGTGAATGCCGTGGCCCCGAGTCGGCGTCATCCATCGGTTGTGACTGAAGTCCCCCTGAGTGCATCATATCCATCTGGGACCAGCAGCATGGGTCAAGGTCTGAGCCAGCCATCTGTGACCCCTGGGGTGGACCCATGTCAAGATCCTGTAATGGTTAGTGGGGTGGCCTCATACCCCCAGGCCCCTGAGTTCAGTGAGGTGTCCCTTGAATTTCATCAGCCTTTCAGTGTCAGGGGAAGGTGCCCAAGTAGGACTGCACATTCTGCTGTTGCCCTTTCAGCCCCAAACCTCTACCAGGTGCCTGTGGCTAGTGGAGAGGACTCTTGTCTAGACCAGGGAACCGGTATATGTCCGGGGGCTCTGTTCAGGGGCATGGCTACCAGCATGTCCCCAGGTGCTATGGCTGCCGGCATGTTCCCAAATATGTCTCAGGGGACCCTGGCTGCTGGTATGTTCCTAAGTGTGTGTCCGGGACCTGTGTGCCCAGGCATCGCAGGGAGTGTGTGCCAGAGAAGTGTGGTAACTGGTGTGGGCCCAGACCAGTTTCAGGTGGCCGGTGGGACGACCCCCACTGCATCCCCAGGCTCTGTGGCAGGTGTCCCTTTGGTTCGTGAACAAGCCTCAGAGGCGGGTCCTGGTTTCTCCCAGGCTTCAGTGCCCAACAGATGGGGTAGGAGTCCATTCAAGTTTTCCCAGGCCAGCGTGGCCCCCAATATGTCTCCGGTCAATGTCGATCTCCCAACACCTTTGAACCACCAGAATCCTTCTGTGTCCACAATTGTGGCACCAGGTTACCAACAAGCAAATGTTGTCAGCCAGGAGCCTGTGATGGGCACAGACAGTGGCCTGGTGCCAGGTTCTGTAGCCAATAGGATGGCCACAGCTATGGCCCCAGGTGCTGTGGCCAGTGGTGTGGCCCCCAGCCTTCCTCCTGGGTCTGTGATCAGAGGTGTGGGCCAAAGCCTGCCTCCGGGGCCCGTGATCAGTGACGTGCCTCCCCACCTTCCACCAGGTTATGTGGTCAGTGGTGTAGCTCAAACCCTTCCCCCAGGGTCTGTGATCTATGGTATCAGCCATAGCCTTCCCCCAGGATCCGTGATCAGGGGCATGGGCCAGGGTCTTCCTCCAGATCCTATGGCCAGTGCTGTGGCCCAGAGCTTTCCTCTGGGTTCTGTGGCCAGTGGCATGACCAGGTCCCTGTGTCCAGGTTCTGTGGCCCCCAGTCTGATTGCAGCGTCTGGGGCTGGTGGGATGGGGCAAAGCCTCCCTGTAAGATGTGCAGTTAGTTTCACTGCTCCGAGCCTTGTCCTAGGTTCAGTGGCGAGTGAGGTGGCCCCAAATGTCTCCCCTGAGTCTGTGGCCTCTATTATGGTTCCAGCATCTATGGCTGGGGGACTGAATGGGGGCCTGGTTCTGGGGTCCAGGGCTAGCGCAGCTGGCCTGACCCCCACAGTCGGAAATGTGGCCCAGAGCCTTCCCCAGGGGTCCATGCTGATCGGGATCACTCCCCGTCCTTACTATGGATctctggctggggaagggtctaTAGCCCCCTTCCAAGCATCCCGTGCCATTGGCCTGGGTCAACTTCATCCCTGGGCTGGGGAAGCTAGTGGCACAACCTGGAGGGTGCACCAAAGGCCCACGGTTCTACAAAGATCCTCACAGTTGAGCCACGCTCTTGGGATGATGCCATTTGAGACCACAGATGACCAGGTCATGATGAAGCCAGAGGACCTGGAGAAGGCTCTGTCCCAGGCGTCCGAATCCAGTGGGGAGTCCATAGTCCTCGAGGAAACCCCGTGGATGCCCCATAGCCTCCCGTCAACTGACATCAATCACAGCCTCCAGGTCCTTCCCAACGGTCAAAAGCCATTGTTGGAGGAGGTGGTTCCCAGTGAAACCAAGTCGCTGACCAGTGGCAtggcccctgtccctccccagtccCTGAGTATTGCCAAGCACTGGAGGGCAGGGGGCGTCACTGCAGCTCTGCAGCAGGGGTCAGCAACCACTTGGGGGGCCCCCAATTCCCACTTTGTGACAACTAGCAGGGTCCCCAGTGGGCACATGGAGTCTGTCAGAGCTACTGGGGCCCCTTTGGCTCATCAACGGGCAACAGCGGCTCATGGGTCCCAGAGCCCCTCAGTGGCTCTCATTGTGCCTCAGAACCCCTTGGTGGATCACGTGCCCCAGAACCACGCCCACGAGGCGGGGGCTTCTACCATAGTCGCAGGGTCACCCAAGCTGGCCCATGGCAGCACTATAACATCCAGTTTGCACCCAGGGTCGGTAGCTGGGATGGGGACCCCCAGGACTTCCCAGAGGTCAGGGGCCGCCACGGTGGCCTCACATGTGCCGCTTTATCTGCCCAGGGTGAGTGGGGTGGCATCTGGTGGGTTCCATACAGAAGCTGTCCCCAGAACACACGAGAAGCCGGCATCTGGGGATCCGGCTCAGACCAGCCACAAGTTTCTTGGCTCTAGAAAATCCTATAGGTCCGTGCCTGGTAGTCTTGTGTCGGAAATGCTAGATGATAAGGTAGCCAGGATCGTGCCCTCACGTGACGTGCGAGAGCAGGCCCACAGGTCCTCACGGCAAAGTCCCGAACGCCTCCCGGCTACACCACCAGCCATAACACCAATCACACGTACTGAGGCGACACAAGACATGGGCATCGCTGGGCTGCACCCAGAGTTTCGGAGGGTGTCTCTGGGCTATGAGTCTTCACCTGGCGGTTCCCGGAGGCCCCTTTTAACCCAGGAGCCAACATGGGGGTCTCGGGATTTCCAGAGCGCTGTGGCTCCTACAGACAGCCCTAGGGCACTCCTGACTCCCGCTGTACTCCAGGGCCCCGCGGACGCCGTCAGAGCTGGTGGCCAAGCGCGGAACTCTGCCGTCCCCAGTGGAGCCGTCGGGCCCGTGGACGGCGCAGTGACCCCTGGTGGCCCGTGGGAGCCGGCCAGGGCTTCTGTGCCGGGGGACACTGTGGGCAGAGAGGCAGCGGTGAATCCCAGGCAGCCGGGGAAGCTGATGACATCGATGCAGGCCGTGGAGAAGATAATCATCCGCGCTGTGGTCGTTATCCAGGCGTGCACACGTGGCTACCTGGCACGCCGCGCCATCAAAGCGTGGCACCAGTGGGCCGTCATCATCCAGGCCGCCTGGCGTGGGTACCAAGTGCGGCGGGACCTGGCCCAGCTCTCCAGAGCTGCCACCGTCATCCAAGCCGTGTGGCGGGGCTTCTGTATCCGCCGGGGCCAAACCCCGCCAGCGTTGCTCCAGGGCGTGTGGGCCGAGATGGGCGGCAGGACCCGGTCGACCTCTGACCACCGCTGCTTCCAGTCCTGCCAGCCGCACGTCTGCCCCCTCTGCCAGTCCCTGAGTCCCAGGGCGGGGAGCCCGCCCAGTGTGGTGatgctcgtgggttccagcccccgcACGTGCCACACGTGTGGCCACACCCTGCCTACTCGGGTGGTGCACGGCATGGGCCGGGGCGCCAGAGTCCAGGCAGGCGTCCCATGGGGCTCTGGCACCCAGACAACCCCCGGGAGCCCCCGGCAGTCCCGTCGCCAGAATAAGGCAGCCGCGACCATCCAGTCCGCGTGGAGGGGCTTCAGCGCACGCCGCCAGCTGAGGCAGCAGCAGGCGGCAACCAAGACGCTTCAAGCCACCTGGCGCGGCCATCACACTCGGGCCACCCTCACCACAGATGCGCTCTTGGGACCAGCAGCATGGGACGATCCGCAGTATATGCAGTGGCCCGGTGTCTAG